TCTTTTAACAAATTCATGTTTAATTATGAATTGACTGGCAAATTCTTCTACACGCAGTATGACAGTAAATTGAATACTGAATTCGCCAAAGGTGTGATAACGAATAAATGGTTCAAAATCCTTTACTCCACCCGGAACTTCACGCAAGGTTTCTTTTGCGACCTCAATTACAACCTTTTCTACTTTTTCCAAATCACTATCATAACTCACACCCACC
The sequence above is a segment of the candidate division WOR-3 bacterium genome. Coding sequences within it:
- a CDS encoding mechanosensitive ion channel family protein, which gives rise to VGVSYDSDLEKVEKVVIEVAKETLREVPGGVKDFEPFIRYHTFGEFSIQFTVILRVEEFASQFIIKHEFVKRLHKRFKQENIIIPYPIRIVHFEKKDK